A stretch of the Nicotiana tabacum cultivar K326 chromosome 6, ASM71507v2, whole genome shotgun sequence genome encodes the following:
- the LOC107761011 gene encoding dynamin-related protein 4C-like → MAYQNTNRCSSDEQSPSDSIAVLDPKPLAVVAPPAWGVHPPIVASFNDRIRPLLDCVDKLRHLNIMQEGIQLPTIVVVGDQSSGKSSVLESLAGISLPRGQGICTRVPLIMRLQNDSNITTTNLRLEYNEKSLPVDEAGIADAIILATDEIAGHGKGISNNPLTLVVKKNGVPDLTMVDLPGITRVPVQGQPEDIYEQISDIIMKYIAPQESIILNVLSATVDFPTCESIRMSQKVDKTGERTLAVVTKADKAPEGLLEKVTADEVNIGLGYVCVRNRIGNESYEEARSDEARLFSTHPLLSKIDKSMVGIPVLAQKLVRIQASIISKCLPEIVGKINDKLTANVAELNRLPQHLTSVAEALTAFMRILSSSKESLKKVLLRGEFDEYPEEKEMHCTARLVEMLDQYSIDLHSKNFEKKGDFLMEEIMALEETKGIGLPNFLPRAVFLNVLQKKVSEIAGTPEEFVGRLWNYVERIVIKVLMYHCDNYPQLQSSTRRAAQNLILIKKNESVDWVREIIGMEKLTDYTCNPDYLATYSKLIAQQQAFIEIMNDPHKPSVVNLEGVGEIDVGHLRKHLCMVQQAFDMKMRVTAYWKLVLMRMVDFMALHIMFSIQKMVNKEMEEAIIQDLMAPHGGGIERMLDESPLIAEKRTRLNKSVKLLKESKDVVASIMDRISVHGEQEKE, encoded by the coding sequence ATGGCTTACCAAAACACCAATCGCTGTTCTTCTGATGAACAAAGTCCATCTGATTCAATTGCTGTTCTTGATCCTAAGCCTCTTGCAGTAGTAGCACCACCAGCTTGGGGTGTTCATCCTCCTATTGTTGCATCCTTCAATGATAGAATCCGGCCACTCCTTGACTGCGTAGACAAACTCCGCCACCTTAACATCATGCAAGAAGGCATCCAGCTTCCGACCATCGTAGTAGTCGGTGATCAATCTTCTGGAAAATCCAGTGTTCTTGAATCCCTTGCTGGAATCAGCCTTCCTAGAGGACAAGGCATTTGCACCAGAGTCCCTCTAATTATGAGGCTGCAAAATGACTCAAACATCACAACAACAAATCTTCGGTTGGAGTACAATGAGAAGTCGCTCCCTGTTGATGAAGCTGGCATTGCAGATGCTATCATTCTTGCAACTGATGAGATTGCTGGCCATGGTAAGGGCATATCTAACAACCCTTTAACACTTGTAGTGAAAAAGAATGGTGTACCTGACTTGACCATGGTAGATTTGCCTGGAATCACTAGAGTTCCTGTTCAGGGACAACCTGAAGACATTTATGAGCAAATATCTGATATTATTATGAAATATATAGCTCCTCAGGAAAGCATAATCTTGAATGTTTTGTCAGCTACTGTTGATTTTCCTACTTGTGAGTCTATTAGGATGTCTCAGAAGGTTGACAAAACAGGGGAAAGGACTCTAGCCGTTGTGACAAAGGCTGACAAAGCTCCTGAAGGTTTGCTTGAGAAAGTTACTGCAGATGAAGTGAATATAGGACTCGGTTATGTTTGTGTGAGGAATAGAATTGGGAATGAGTCTTATGAAGAAGCCAGGAGTGATGAGGCAAGGCTTTTCTCAACCCATCCACTTTTATCAAAGATTGATAAATCCATGGTTGGCATTCCAGTTCTTGCACAAAAGCTGGTGCGTATTCAAGCAAGTATCATTTCGAAATGCTTGCCTGAAATTGTGGGGAAAATCAATGACAAACTGACCGCCAATGTCGCCGAACTCAACAGGCTGCCTCAGCATCTAACTTCTGTGGCTGAAGCTTTGACGGCATTCATGCGTATTCTGAGTTCATCCAAGGAATCATTAAAAAAAGTTCTACTAAGAGGGGAGTTTGACGAGTATCCGGAAGAAAAAGAAATGCATTGCACAGCTAGACTGGTTGAAATGCTTGACCAATACTCTATTGACCTACATTCAAAGAATTTTGAGAAAAAAGGAGACTTTTTGATGGAAGAGATCATGGCTTTAGAGGAAACAAAAGGGATTGGATTGCCAAACTTCCTTCCTCGGGCCGTTTTCCTCAATGTATTGCAGAAAAAAGTCAGTGAAATTGCTGGAACTCCAGAGGAATTCGTGGGAAGATTGTGGAATTACGTTGAGAGAATTGTTATCAAAGTGTTGATGTATCATTGTGATAACTACCCACAGCTTCAGTCTTCCACCAGAAGAGCTGCTCAAAACTTGATTCTCATCAAGAAGAACGAATCAGTTGATTGGGTAAGGGAAATAATTGGGATGGAAAAGCTGACAGATTACACTTGTAATCCCGACTATTTAGCAACTTATAGCAAGCTCATCGCACAACAGCAGGCGTTTATTGAGATTATGAACGATCCCCATAAGCCCTCTGTAGTAAACTTGGAAGGAGTTGGAGAAATTGATGTTGGTCATTTGAGGAAGCATCTATGTATGGTGCAGCAGGCATTTGATATGAAGATGAGGGTCACTGCCTATTGGAAACTTGTGTTGATGAGGATGGTTGATTTTATGGCTTTGCACATTATGTTCAGCATTCAAAAGATGGTTAACAAGGAGATGGAAGAGGCGATCATTCAGGATCTGATGGCGCCTCACGGTGGTGGAATTGAGAGAATGCTGGATGAGTCACCTTTGATTGCCGAGAAGCGCACTAGGCTCAACAAGAGTGTCAAGCTTCTCAAGGAGTCAAAAGATGTGGTGGCCAGTATCATGGACAGGATTTCTGTTCATGGTGAACAAGAAAAGGAGTAG